The following are encoded together in the Vigna angularis cultivar LongXiaoDou No.4 chromosome 9, ASM1680809v1, whole genome shotgun sequence genome:
- the LOC108346286 gene encoding LOW QUALITY PROTEIN: putative disease resistance protein At3g14460 (The sequence of the model RefSeq protein was modified relative to this genomic sequence to represent the inferred CDS: inserted 2 bases in 2 codons; deleted 1 base in 1 codon) — translation LKLLQKMKSQLLVVKVVLADAEKRQITDSNVKEWLDLLNDVVYRADDLLDEVYTKAATQKEVSSSFSHLFKRNKVVNVSKLEDIVERLDDILKQKESLDLKEIAVENNQPWNAQTTSLEDRYGMYGRDKDKEAIMKLLLEDSSDGEVSVIPIVGMGGVGKTTLTRSVYNDGKLNEIFNMKAWICVSDIFDIVKVTKTMLEEITQKPCKLSDLNLIQLDLLEKLKGKKFLIVLDDVWIEDCDSWSSLTKPFLSGISGSKVIVTTRNERVAAVVPFHYVKVYHLNKLSNEDCWLVFASHALPLSEDSENRETLEKIGKEIVKKCNGLPLAAQSLGGMLRRKHEIKDWNDVLESDIWELPENQCKIIPALRISYNYLPPQLKRCFVYCSLYPKDYEFQKHDLILLWIAEDLVKASKKGKTLEEVGQDYFDDLVSRSFFQCSSSRDWGNYFVMHDLMHDLATFLGGEFYFRADEHGKETKIDKKTRHLSFTRFSDSVSDSEVLDRVKFSRTFLPTYDDYSPFKNRNTPCIIVSMLKYLRVLSFSNLQCQLVLPDSIGELIHLRYLDLSFTGIETLPESLCNLYNLQTLKLSCCFRLTKLPSAMQNLENLRHLEIRDSSIKEMPKRMGKLNQLLTLDLYIVGKHKENSIKELGGFPNLHGWVSIQKLENVTNGEEALEAGILNKKYIKTLDLQWSLCNDSSIDFQIELDVLDKLQPHQDLKSLTVDGYNGTRFPKWVENFSYRNMKSLFLKNCNNCCMLPSLGXLPSLKHILISDMNSVKTIDAGFCKKEDCSSMAPFPSLESLYIFNMPCWEMWSSVDSKAFPVLQELYIKNCPKLKGDLPNHLPSLQTLNIKSCQLLVSSFPRAPXLRKLKICESNKVELHAFPQSVESINIKGRPMVESMMEAITAIQPTCLKDLSLSDCSSAISFPGNRLPSSLKKLYISGLNKLSFPMLHKHKLLESLSINDSCDSLKSFPPAMFPNLTRLKIENCENLESLLVSGPESLNSLNSFVIGDCPNFVSFPVEGFSAPNLTRFSVYDCAKLKSLPHQMGTLLPKMECLNISNSQQIECFPEGGMPPNLTTLEIRNCEKLLISLGWISIDMVTSLEVYGPCDNINAFPKEGLLTPSLTSLYLIDFSSLDTLDCKGLLHLTSLQTLLIKNCKKLKNIAGGRLPVSLVKLIIMECPLLQKRCHVKDSQIWPKICHVRGIKIDGRWI, via the exons CTGAAATTGCTTCAAAAGATGAAGAGCCAGCTTCTTGTGGTTAAAGTTGTGCTTGCTGATGCTGAGAAGAGACAAATCACCGACTCCAATGTCAAAGAATGGCTCGATCTTCTCAATGATGTTGTCTACCGGGCTGATGACTTACTTGACGAAGTTTATACTAAAGCTGCTACTCAAAAGGAGGTAAGCAGTTCCTTTTCTCACCTTTTCAAAAGGAACAAGGTTGTTAATGTTAGTAAGTTGGAAGACATTGTTGAAAGATTAgatgatattttaaaacaaaaggaGAGTCTCGATTTGAAGGAGATTGCGGTGGAGAACAATCAACCATGGAATGCTCAGACAACATCTCTGGAAGATAGATATGGTATGTACGGTAGGGATAAAGACAAGGAGGCCATAATGAAGTTGTTGTTAGAGGATAGTAGTGATGGTGAAGTGTCTGTAATCCCTATTGTAGGCATGGGTGGGGTTGGGAAAACAACTTTGACCCGATCTGTGTATAACGATGGCAAGTTGAACGAGATATTCAACATGAAGGCATGGATTTGTGTTTCTGATATATTTGATATTGTGAAAGTCACAAAAACTATGCTGGAGGAAATTACTCAAAAGCCTTGTAAATTGAGTGATCTAAACTTAATTCAACTTGACTTGTTGGAAAAACTGAAAGGTAAAAAATTCTTGATTGTCTTGGATGATGTTTGGATCGAGGATTGTGATAGCTGGAGTAGTCTTACAAAACCATTTTTAAGTGGAATTAGTGGAAGCAAAGTTATTGTGACAACCCGCAATGAAAGGGTAGCGGCTGTAGTCCCTTTTCATTATGTTAAAGTATATCATCTAAACAAATTGTCAAATGAAGATTGTTGGTTGGTGTTTGCAAGCCATGCATTACCCCTCTCAGAAGACAGTGAGAATAGAGAGACTCTAGAAAAGATTGGAAAGGAAATTGTTAAAAAGTGTAATGGCTTGCCTTTAGCTGCACAGTCTCTGGGAGGAATGTTGAGAAGAAAGCACGAAATCAAGGATTGGAATGATGTACTTGAAAGTGACATTTGGGAACTTCCCGAAAATCAGTGTAAGATTATTCCAGCACTCAGAATTAGTTATAATTATCTCCCTCCACAATTAAAACGGTGCTTTGTTTATTGCTCATTGTACCCCAAGgattatgaatttcaaaaacatgaTCTGATCCTGCTCTGGATTGCTGAAGATCTTGTAAAAGCATCAAAAAAAGGAAAGACTTTAGAAGAGGTTGGTCAAGATTATTTTGACGATTTGGTTTCGAGATCGTTTTTCCAATGTTCAAGTTCTCGGGATTGGGGTAATTATTTTGTGATGCATGACCTGATGCATGATCTAGCAACATTCCTTGGCGGGGAATTCTATTTCAGAGCAGATGAACATGGAAAAGAAACCAAAATTGATAAAAAGACTCGCCATTTGTCTTTTACAAGATTCAGTGATTCGGTCTCCGATAGTGAAGTTCTTGACAGGGTAAAATTTTCGAGAACTTTCTTGCCGACCTATGATGATTATTCTCCCTTTAAAAACAGAAATACACCATGCATTATAGTGTCGATGCTCAAGTACTTGAGAGTTTTATCATTCTCCAACTTACAATGTCAGCTTGTTCTACCTGATTCAATAGGTGAATTGATCCATTTGCGTTATCTAGATCTCAGTTTTACAGGTATAGAAACTTTGCCAGAGTCATTGTGCAATTTGTATAATCTACAAACTTTGAAGTTGTCTTGTTGCTTTAGGCTGACGAAGTTGCCTAGTGCCATGCAAAATCTCGAAAACTTGCGTCATCTTGAAATTCGTGATAGTTCC ATAAAAGAGATGCCTAAAAGAATGGGGAAACTAAATCAATTATTGACCTTGGATTTATACATTGTGGGCAAGCATAAAGAGAATAGCATCAAAGAACTGGGAGGATTCCCAAATCTCCATGGCTGGGTTTCTATTCAGAAATTAGAAAATGTTACTAATGGGGAAGAAGCATTAGAAGCCGGGATATTGAATAAGAAGTACATTAAAACTTTAGACTTGCAATGGTCTTTATGTAACGATAGTAGCATTGACTTCCAAATTGAATTAGATGTACTCGACAAGTTACAACCTCACCAAGACCTGAAATCCCTTACAGTAGACGGTTATAATGGAACAAGATTTCCCAAATGGGTGGAAAATTTTTCCTACCGCAACATGAAATCtctgtttttaaaaaattgtaacaattgTTGTATGCTTCCTTCACTTG AACTACCGTCTCTGAAGCACATCCTTATTTCAGATATGAATTCGGTGAAGACTATTGATGCAGGCTTTTGTAAGAAGGAAGATTGTTCATCTATGGCACCCTTTCCCTCCCTTGAATCtctatacatttttaatatgCCTTGTTGGGAGATGTGGAGTTCCGTGGATTCAAAAGCTTTTCCTGTTCTTCAGgaactttatataaaaaattgccCCAAACTAAAGGGAGATTTGCCAAATCACCTTCCTAGTCTGCAAACACTCAACATTAAAAGTTGCCAGCTTCTTGTCTCTTCATTCCCAAGGGCTC CCCTTCGAAAATTGAAGATATGTGAAAGCAACAAAGTGGAGTTACATGCGTTTCCTCAATCGGTggaatctataaatataaaaggaaGACCAATGGTGGAGTCCATGATGGAGGCCATCACTGCCATCCAACCTACTTGCCTGAAAGACTTGTCATTAAGTGATTGTTCGTCAGCCATATCTTTTCCAGGTAATCGTCTTCCTTCATCACTGAAAAAACTGTATATCAGTGGCTTAAACAAACTGAGCTTCCCGATGCTACATAAACATAAATTACTGGAATCCCTGTCAATAAATGATAGTTGTGATTCACTAAAGTCTTTCCCACCGGCTATGTTTCCAAATCTCACCCGTCTTAAAATCGAAAATTGTGAAAATCTAGAATCTCTTCTGGTCTCAGGGCCAGAGTCGTTGAACAGCCTGAATTCTTTTGTGATTGGGGACTGCCCCAACTTTGTATCATTCCCAGTAGAAGGATTTTCTGCGCCCAATTTGACTCGTTTCAGTGTTTATGATTGTGCCAAGTTGAAGTCATTGCCGCATCAGATGGGAACTCTTCTCCCAAAGATGGAATGTCTTAACATATCCAACAGCCAACAAATTGAGTGTTTTCCTGAAGGGGGTATGCCACCTAACTTGACAACACTTGAGATCAGGAATTGTGAGAAACTACTTATCAGCTTAGGATGGATATCGATTGACATGGTTACCTCTCTCGAAGTTTATGGTCCATGTGATAACATCAACGCCTTCCCAAAGGAGGGATTGTTGACTCCCTCCCTTACGTCTCTGTATCTAATTGATTTCTCAAGTCTGGATACGTTGGACTGCAAGGGCCTTCTCCATCTCACGTCCCTGCAAACATTACTCATTAAAAATTGCAAAAAACTGAAGAATATCGCTGGAGGAAGGCTGCCTGTCTCTctagtaaaattaataataatggaATGTCCCTTGCTGCAAAAACGATGCCACGTAAAGGACAGTCAAATTTGGCCTAAAATCTGCCATGTCCGTGGTATAAAGATTGACGGTAGATGGATTTAG